Genomic DNA from Streptomyces sp. PCS3-D2:
GGCAGGGTCCTCATGTTGCGGGCCTCCTTGCTGCGGGCTGCCAGCAGCTCGTCCGCCGGGTAGCCGACCTCCTCCAGGGTCAGCCCGTGCGGCTTGACCACGTGCACCGAGGAGTCCCGTACGGCGGCGGCCAGCACCTTGCCGGGCCAGTCGGTGGGCCGGTGCCCGTCCCCGACGTGGAGCAGGGCGCCCACCAGGGAGCGGACCATGTTGTGGCAGAAGGCGTCGGCACGGACGGTCGCGGTGACGATGCCGTCCTCACCGCGCTCCCAGCTCAGCTGCTGGAGCGTGCGGATCGTCGTGGCGCCCTCGCGCTTCTTGCAGTACGCGGCGAAGTCGTGCTCGCCCAGCAGCGGGGCGGAGGCCTCGTTCATGGCGTCCACGTCCAGGGGCCACTGGTGCCACAGGACGTGGCCGCGGCGCAGCGGGTCGACGCCACCCTGGTGGTCGCCGACCCGGTAGGCGTAGCGGCGCCAGATGGCCGAGAAGCGCGCGTTGAAGCCCTCGGGGGCCTCGGCGACCTTCCACACCCGCACGTCGTGCGGCAGCCGGCCGGCGAGGCGGCGCAGCAGCTTGTCGTGGTGTTCGGCCCAGACCTCCTCGGCGAGATCGAACTGCGCGACCTGACCGCGGGCGTGCACCCCCGCGTCCGTACGGCCGGCCACGGTCAGCTCAACCGGCTCCCCCAGCCGCATCACGGTCCGCAGGGCGCTCTCCAGCTCTCCCTGGACGGTCCGCAGCGTGCGCTGCTTCGCCCAGCCGGAGAAGTCCTTGCCGTCGTAGCTCAGGTCCAGCCGTACCCGGACGTGCCCGGGCTCCACCTCGTCACTCACGTGACCGATCCTCTCAGAATCACCCAGATGCAGAACGGGCCCGCCCCGGAAGGGGGCGGGCCCGTTCAGAGCCGTTCAAGCAAGCGTGATCCCTGAGGATCAGGCCTCCTTGGTCTCCTCGGCGGGGGTCTCGGCGGCCTCCGCCTCCTTGACCGCGCGCTTGGTGGCGGCCTCGGCCTCACCGGTGGCCTGCTGGGCGACCGTGAGGGCCTCGACCAGCTCGATCACGGCCATCGGGGCGTTGTCGCCACGACGGTTGCCGATCTTGGTGATGCGCGTGTAACCACCGGGGCGGTTCTCGTAGCGCGGGGCGATCTCGGTGAACAGCGTGTGCACGATGCTCTTGTCCGTGATCGTCTGCAGCACCAGGCGACGGTTGTGGATGTCGCCCTTCTTGGCCTTGGTGACCAGACGCTCGGCGTAGGGACGCAGGCGGCGGGCCTTGGCCTCGGTGGTGGTGATGCGGCCGTGCTCGAAGAGCGCCTTCGCGAGGTTCGCGAGGAGGTGCTTCTCGTGCGCGGCGGAGCCGCCCAGGCGGGCACCCTTTGCGGGACGCGGCATTGTTACTCCTTCATATCTGCACCGGCCGTGTCAGGTACCGGAGTCAGTTCCCCCAAGCGGTCGCAAGGGGGTGGGTGCGGGGGGCGAGGCCCCCCGCAGGCTTTCTCAGTACTGCTCGGTCTCGACGAAACCGGCGTCCGCGTCGTCGTCGGCGCCGAAGGCGTCGGCGGCGGCGGTCGGGTCGAATCCGGGCGGGCTGTCCTTCAGGGCCAGGCCCATGCCGGCCAGCTTCGCCTTGACCTCGTCGATCGACTTCGCACCGAAGTTGCGGATGTCGAGCAGATCGGCCTCGGAGCGGGCGACGAGCTCACCCACGGAGTGGATGCCCTCGCGCTTGAGGCAGTTGTACGACCGAACGGTGAGCTCCAGCTCCTCGATCGGCAGCGCCAGGTCGGCGGCCAGGGCGGCGTCCGTCGGGGACGGGCCCATGTCGATGCCCTCGGCGTCGATGTTGAGCTCGCGGGCCAGACCGAACAGCTCGACCAGCGTCTTGCCGGCGGACGCCATGGCGTCGCGCGGACGCATGGCCTGCTTGGTCTCGACGTCGACGATGAGCTTGTCGAAGTCGGTGCGCTGCTCGACTCGGGTCGCCTCGACCTTGTAGGTGACCTTGAGGACCGGGCTGTAGATGGAGTCGACCGGGATGCGGCCGATCTCCTGGCCCAGCTGCTTGTTCTGGACGGCGGAGACGTAGCCGCGACCGCGCTCGACGGTCAGCTCCATCTCCAGCTTGCCCTTGCCGTTGAGCGTGGCGAGGACCAGGTCCGGGTTGTGCACCTCGACACCGGCCGGGGGCGCGATGTCCGCAGCGGTGACCAGGCCGGGACCCTGCTTGCGCAGGTACATCACGACCGGCTCGTCGTGCTCCGAGGAGACGACCAGCTGCTTGATGTTGAGGATGATGTCCGTGACGTCTTCCTTGACGCCCGGCACGGTGGTGAACTCGTGCAGGACGCCGTCCACGCGGATGCTGGTGACAGCGGCACCCGGGATGGAGGACAGGAGGGTACGGCGCAGGGAGTTGCCGAGGGTGTAGCCGAAGCCCGGCTCCAGCGGCTCGATCACGAACCGCGAACGGTACTCGTCCACGACCTCTTCGGTCAGCGACGGACGCTGAGCGATAAGCATGTCTGTGTTCCTTCTTTCGTGGGCGCCCACTATTTGACGCCCGACGGGAGGCCGTACCGGGGTACGGCTACTGCAAGGGTACGGGCGGTACGTCCCCAGAAGGGGTCGTACCGCCCGGACACTCAAGAACGCAACTGTGCGTCCGCTGCGTCAGACGCGGCGGCGCTTCGGCGGGCGGCAGCCGTTGTGCGGGGTGGGGGTGACGTCCTGGATCGAGCCGACCTCGAGGCCGGTGGCCTGGAGGGAGCGGATCGCGGTCTCACGGCCGGAGCCGGGACCCTTGACGAAGACGTCGACCTTGCGCATGCCGTGCTCCTGCGCGCGGCGGGCGGCCGACTCGGCGGCCATCTGCGCGGCGAAGGGGGTGGACTTGCGCGAGCCCTTGAAGCCGACGTGGCCGGCGGAGGCCCAGGAGATCACGTTGCCGGACGGGTCCGTGATCGAAACGATGGTGTTGTTGAACGTGCTCTTGATGTGGGCGTGCCCGTGAGCGACGTTCTTCTTTTCCTTGCGGCGCACCTTCTTGGCAGCGCCCTGACGACCCTTGGGGGGCATCTCAATCTCCTACGGGAGGTGGTCGGTCCTACAGCGCAAGACCGCTGAACAGGACTACTTCTTGCCCGGCTTCTTCTTACCGGCGATCGCGCGACGCGGGCCCTTGCGGGTACGCGCGTTCGTGCTGGTGCGCTGACCGTGCACCGGGAGGCCGCGACGGTGGCGGATGCCCTGGTAGCACTGGATCTCGATCTTGCGGCGGATGTCGCCCTGGATCTCGCGGCGGAGGTCACCCTCGGTACGGAGGTTGGCGTCCACGTACTCGCGGATCTTGACGAGGTCCTCTTCGGCCAGGTCACGAACGCGGGTGTTCGGGTTCACGCCGGTGGAGGCGAGGATCTCCTTGGACCGGGTGCGCCCGATACCGAAGACGTAGGTGAGTGCGATCTCCACACGCTTTTCGCGCGGGATGTCAACACCGGAAAC
This window encodes:
- the truA gene encoding tRNA pseudouridine(38-40) synthase TruA, with amino-acid sequence MSDEVEPGHVRVRLDLSYDGKDFSGWAKQRTLRTVQGELESALRTVMRLGEPVELTVAGRTDAGVHARGQVAQFDLAEEVWAEHHDKLLRRLAGRLPHDVRVWKVAEAPEGFNARFSAIWRRYAYRVGDHQGGVDPLRRGHVLWHQWPLDVDAMNEASAPLLGEHDFAAYCKKREGATTIRTLQQLSWERGEDGIVTATVRADAFCHNMVRSLVGALLHVGDGHRPTDWPGKVLAAAVRDSSVHVVKPHGLTLEEVGYPADELLAARSKEARNMRTLPAAGCC
- the rplQ gene encoding 50S ribosomal protein L17, encoding MPRPAKGARLGGSAAHEKHLLANLAKALFEHGRITTTEAKARRLRPYAERLVTKAKKGDIHNRRLVLQTITDKSIVHTLFTEIAPRYENRPGGYTRITKIGNRRGDNAPMAVIELVEALTVAQQATGEAEAATKRAVKEAEAAETPAEETKEA
- a CDS encoding DNA-directed RNA polymerase subunit alpha encodes the protein MLIAQRPSLTEEVVDEYRSRFVIEPLEPGFGYTLGNSLRRTLLSSIPGAAVTSIRVDGVLHEFTTVPGVKEDVTDIILNIKQLVVSSEHDEPVVMYLRKQGPGLVTAADIAPPAGVEVHNPDLVLATLNGKGKLEMELTVERGRGYVSAVQNKQLGQEIGRIPVDSIYSPVLKVTYKVEATRVEQRTDFDKLIVDVETKQAMRPRDAMASAGKTLVELFGLARELNIDAEGIDMGPSPTDAALAADLALPIEELELTVRSYNCLKREGIHSVGELVARSEADLLDIRNFGAKSIDEVKAKLAGMGLALKDSPPGFDPTAAADAFGADDDADAGFVETEQY
- the rpsK gene encoding 30S ribosomal protein S11, with the protein product MPPKGRQGAAKKVRRKEKKNVAHGHAHIKSTFNNTIVSITDPSGNVISWASAGHVGFKGSRKSTPFAAQMAAESAARRAQEHGMRKVDVFVKGPGSGRETAIRSLQATGLEVGSIQDVTPTPHNGCRPPKRRRV
- the rpsM gene encoding 30S ribosomal protein S13; protein product: MARVSGVDIPREKRVEIALTYVFGIGRTRSKEILASTGVNPNTRVRDLAEEDLVKIREYVDANLRTEGDLRREIQGDIRRKIEIQCYQGIRHRRGLPVHGQRTSTNARTRKGPRRAIAGKKKPGKK